The following proteins are encoded in a genomic region of Alnus glutinosa chromosome 8, dhAlnGlut1.1, whole genome shotgun sequence:
- the LOC133876214 gene encoding probable LRR receptor-like serine/threonine-protein kinase At3g47570, translated as MVVHIVPGAIPSEIGNLQIIEIFDIGFNNFTGPIPSEMFNISTVQVISMVCNNFSGHLPSNVGFFLPNLQQLFLWENQLSGTIPSSISNASQLTLLDLSNNSFSGLIPKALGNLRFLEWLNVANNNLTIESSTPEFNFFSSLSNLTYLKQLDLSSNLLNNILSDSIGNLPTSLEGLYIDHCNIKGNIPRDIGNLSNLITLSLRFNELAGPIPTTVGRLHKLQGLRVDNNRLEGLIPFDLCHLESLVELFLGHNELSGPIPTCVSNLTSLRYLYLHFNELTSTIPLSLWSLSYILMVDLSSNSLNGSLSLKIRNLKVLTVLKLSRNQLSGDIPTTIGDLKDIVNLSLADNRLEGSIPESFSELISLEFLDLSSNNLSGEIPKSLEGLSQLKYLNVSSNRLQGKIPVGGPFVHFFAASFMSNDGLCGAPRLQVPPCKEGVSRPKNTAAASILKYVLPTIGLTMLVVAFVLEWTRRQKRNAKLLVETNSSQLVTWKRISQQEIFQATEGFNASNLLGQGSVGSVYQGTLSDGMIVAIKVFNLVVEGAFKSFDTECGVQRNIRHRNLVKIISTCSNNDFKAFVLEYMPNGSLQKWLYSQDCCLSILQRLNIMIDVASALEYLHDGYSTPIVHCDLKPSNILLDEDMVSHVADFGIVKLLGDGDSMMRTMTLATIGYMAPEYGSEGIVSTSGDMYSYGILLMETFTRKKPTDDMFGGEMSLKRWVEESLPLSVTNVVDAYLLKTERDYASMENCMSSIMRLALQCCDELHEQRINAKRILITLNKIKLNFLQDIDGS; from the exons ATGGTTGTTCATATTGTGCCAGGTGCAATACCAAGTGAAATTGGTAATCTACAAATCATTGAGATCTTTGATATCGGTTTCAACAACTTTACTGGTCCAATTCCATCTGAGATGTTTAACATCTCAACAGTACAAGTAATTTCAATGGTTTGCAATAACTTTTCAGGCCATCTTCCATCAAATGTAGGCTTCTTCCTTCCAAATCTCCAACaactttttctttgggaaaatcAACTAAGTGGAACAATACCTAGCTCTATCTCTAATGCTTCACAACTCACTCTCTTAGACTTGAGCAACAACTCATTCTCAGGCTTAATTCCTAAAGCACTTGGTAATTTAAGGTTCCTTGAGTGGCTCAACGTAGCAAACAATAATTTGACCATTGAATCTTCTACTCCAGAGttcaactttttctcttctctgtcAAATTTGACATATCTAAAACAGTTAGATTTGTCAAGTAATCTACTGAATAACATCCTTTCCGATTCCATTGGAAATCTCCCAACTTCTCTTGAAGGACTTTACatagatcattgcaatattAAGGGCAACATTCCTAGAGATATAGGCAATTTAAGCAACTTGATAACTTTGTCTCTACGGTTCAATGAATTGGCTGGACCTATTCCAACTACTGTGGGAAGATTGCACAAGCTTCAAGGATTGAGAGTTGATAATAATAGACTAGAAGGTCTCATCCCATTTGATCTTTGTCATTTAGAGAGCTTGGTTGAGTTGTTCTTAGGTCATAATGAGCTTTCTGGACCTATTCCTACATGTGTAAGTAATCTGACTTCTCTAAGATATCTTTACTTACACTTCAACGAATTAACTTCTACGATTCCCTTGAGTTTGTGGAGCCTCTCTTATATCTTAATGGTCGACTTGtcatcaaattctctaaatgGCTCTCTCTCATTAAAGATTAGAAATTTGAAGGTGTTGACAGTATTAAAGTTATCAAGAAATCAACTATCTGGTGATATCCCAACAACAATTGGTGACCTCAAAGATATAGTTAATCTTTCATTGGCGGACAATAGATTAGAAGGCTCAATTCCTGAATCTTTTAGTGAACTGATAAgtttggaattcttggatctttCCAGTAACAATTTATCTGGAGAGATTCCTAAGTCCTTAGAAGGACTTTCACAACTCAAATATCTAAATGTCTCTTCAAATAGACTGCAAGGAAAAATTCCTGTAGGAGGACCATTTGTACACTTCTTTGCTGCATCATTTATGTCAAATGATGGACTTTGTGGTGCTCCCCGACTGCAAGTTCCCCCATGTAAAGAAGGTGTTTCTCGACCCAAAAATACCGCAGCAGCATCTATACTAAAGTATGTATTACCAACAATTGGGTTAACAATGCTTGTAGTTGCTTTTGTATTAGAATGGACAAGACGCCAAAAAAGGAATGCAAAACTTCTGGTGGAGACAAACTCATCACAACTAGTGACATGGAAAAGAATTTCCCAACAAGAAATTTTTCAAGCAACAGAAGGGTTCAATGCAAGCAACTTACTTGGTCAAGGGAGCGTTGGATCAGTATACCAAGGGACCCTTTCAGATGGTATGATTGTTGCAATAAAAGTTTTCAACTTGGTAGTAGAAGGGGCATTCAAAAGTTTTGATACTGAGTGTGGGGTACAACGCAACATTCGTCATCGGAATCTTGTTAAAATCATCAGCACATGTAGTAACAATGACTTCAAAGCTTTTGTATTGGAATACATGCCTAATGGGAGCCTACAGAAATGGTTGTATTCTCAAGACTGTTGTTTGAGTATCTTACAAAGACTAAATATAATGATCGATGTCGCATCAGCACTAGAATACCTTCATGATGGTTATTCAACACCTATTGTTCATTGTGATCTGAAGCCCAGCAATATCTTATTAGATGAAGATATGGTCtcacatgttgctgattttGGAATTGTCAAACTGTTAGGCGATGGAGATTCTATGATGCGAACCATGACTCTCGCTACTATTGGGTATATGGCACCAG AGTATGGATCGGAAGGAATTGTTTCAACAAGTGGCGATATGTATAGTTATGGTATTTTGCTTATGGAAACTTTCACAAGAAAGAAACCTACAGATGACATGTTTGGTGGAGAAATGAGCTTGAAGCGTTGGGTAGAGGAATCTTTACCCCTTTCAGTAACTAACGTTGTTGATGCCTATTTGTTGAAAACTGAAAGAGATTATGCTTCTATGGAGAATTGTATGTCATCCATAATGAGATTGGCGTTGCAGTGTTGTGATGAGTTACATGAGCAGAGGATTAATGCAAAAAGGATTTTAATCACACTCAACAAGatcaaattgaattttctaCAAGATATTGATGGAAGCTAA
- the LOC133876216 gene encoding receptor-like protein 34 has translation MASLVIATVPNLATDQSALLALKAQISYDPHNVLTNNWSTNFSICNWIGITCGSRHHRVIAVNLSYMDLIGTIPPHVGNLSFLFSLNIENNSFHGSIPNELSHFHRLQHLSFGFNNFSGKIPSWMGLLSNLQDLSLYGNRFSGTIPPSLSNMSLLQIIDFSYNQLSGSIPSSIFNIYSLQEIDLEDNMFSGLMPSIISNISSLKVIYLGANKLYGTIPPTLFKCKQLQYLSLANNDFIGSVPLEIGDLTMLTKLYLHNNIFGGTIPPTLFKCKQLQYLSLANNDFIGSVPLEIGDLTVLTDLYLNNIFGGRVPQGIGNLTMLIALGLSHNNFGVAMHRPPWPIRWMLGQAHEVDVQLDP, from the exons ATGGCAAGCTTAGTTATTGCAACTGTTCCCAACCTTGCCACCGATCAATCTGCTCTTCTTGCCTTAAAAGCTCAAATTTCTTATGACCCGCACAATGTTTTGACAAACAACTGGTCTACCAACTTCTCTATTTGCAACTGGATCGGTATCACTTGTGGTTCTCGCCATCATCGAGTCATCGCAGTAAACCTTTCTTACATGGATCTTATAGGCACTATTCCTCCACACGTGGGAaacctttcatttctttttagtCTAAACATTGAAAACAACAGTTTTCATGGCTCTATTCCCAACGAGTTGTCTCATTTTCATCGATTGCAACACTTATCCTTCGGATTCAATAACTTCAGTGGAAAAATCCCTTCATGGATGGGGCTGTTGTCCAATCTTCAAGATTTGTCTCTATATGGTAACAGATTCTCGGGGACTATTCCACCATCTCTATCCAACATGTCTTTGTTGCAAATAATTGATTTTAGTTATAACCAACTTTCGGGCTCCATTCCATCCTCAATCTTCAACATATACAGCTTGCAAGAAATTGATCTCGAAGACAACATGTTTTCTGGTCTGATGCCGTCCATTATTTCCAACATTTCATCATTGAAAGTCATTTACCTAGGAGCTAATAAGCTTTATGGTACAATTCCACCCACTTTGTTCAAGTGCAAACAACTGCAATATTTATCATTGGCGAATAATGATTTCATTGGAAGTGTACCTTTGGAAATTGGAGACTTAACCATGCTCACAAAGTTATACCTTCACAACAACATCTTTGGAG GTACTATTCCACCCACTTTGTTCAAGTGCAAACAACTGCAATATTTATCATTGGCGAATAATGATTTCATTGGAAGTGTACCTTTGGAAATTGGGGACTTAACCGTGCTCACAGATTTATACCTTAACAACATCTTTGGAG GAAGAGTACCTCAAGGAATTGGAAACTTAACCATGCTCATAGCATTAGGCCTTTCCCACAACAACTTTGGAG TTGCCATGCATAGGCCACCCTGGCCTATAAGGTGGATGCTCGGCCAGGCCCATGAGGTGGATGTTCAGCTAGACCCATGA